In Mesoplodon densirostris isolate mMesDen1 chromosome 2, mMesDen1 primary haplotype, whole genome shotgun sequence, the DNA window AGGCCTCATCTTCCTCCACTTTCCCTCTGGCATTTGGGCCTCAATGAACTTGCCTGGTTCTCCAAATGTGAACTTCTCTCCTGCTCCTCAGGCTTTTGCACATGCTGGTCCTTCTGTTGGATTGTCATGCCCCCATTCTCTGCCAAAGGATCCAAGCAACTTGCAATTCCCAGTTCTAGGTCTGGCTTTGGATCGAGACAATCCTAGCTTCACATTCAGGCTCTGCCAGCCACTGGCCAGCTGTATGACCTTCTGCATATCCTTAATCTCAGACTCACAGGATTATAATAAGGATTCAATTACACAATGATCATTCAGCCCAGCACCTGCTACGAGGCTGTTaaccaaaaaactttttttcttctcttcctccttctcagaATCTTTTCCAAACCCTCTATCTGCACCTTGTGTCTCTTCTATAGTATTAACCACACTGTGTTGTAATTATTTATCACTGTCTTACTCTAGACAATGAGTTGTTTGGGGTCTAAGAACAGTCTTGGTCATGGTTGAATCCTCaggacctagcacagtgcttggcatgtggCAGGTCCTTAATGTTTGTATACTGAGTGGATAAGGCAGGAACCCGTGCGAGACAAGGAATGAGCTTCTGTGTGGGAAATTCTCTTTGCCGGGCTGCTTCACCGTGTGAGCCCAACAACCCTAGGCAAGATTTTCCTTTTTGGAGGTGAGGTAGCCGAGTGTGTCTCACAGAGCCCAGTACACACACACGCCAGCTGATCAAGACATGTCTGATGGAATACCAGTAACACAATTTAGTGATGGTTCTACCCTGGGGAGCGTCCACAAGCCTTTCTTCCAGGGGCCCCAGGGGCAGCAGTATACAGTTCCATGCAGAAAAACAATGCCGACCTTCCTCCTGACCTGATGCATGGTTCTGTTCCACTGTGACTAACAGGAGATCTGAAGAGGTGGCCCTGGTGTGACGCTGGGAGGGAGTGGACTGGGCCAGGCTGTTGGAGCAGGAGAAGGGCGGTCAGGACAGATGTACCTGGGGGCCAACTCTGTCCAGGCACCAACCAGTCCGGCTAGGGCTGGTGGTGTCAGGTTACTTTTGAAAGGACAAGGCTTCTCTTCCAAATAGAAAGACAATACTTTGACTTATTTGCCAGGTACCCTGAAGGATAAATGCAGTGAAGAAAGGgccaagggaaggaaggagggaaggagtggCCAAACCAAGGACCACTGTGAGGGGTACCTGGGCTCCAAAAGCTTCCCTCTCACTTGTATTCTCCTTCCTCCACCTTAAAAGTTCTCCAGGGAGAAGCTGGGCTTCTGGCTCTGCAGAGACAGCTGCTAAGATGAGTGTGGAGTTTGGTGGCCGCTCACATTTCAGCACAGGGTACAACCGCTCAAAGGTTCTTTGGAAGACCCGGGGGGAATTCTGTGCTGGGAAACCCTTCCTCCCAAGATTCTCAGGCATGAAAAGCCTTGGAAACAAGGACCGCAGACACAACCACCTCTTCGGTAGAACACAAGGGCCTTAGCCCCATTTATTTGCATAAGCCAGAGGTTTCTGTCACAGTAACAGTCTTAGATCGTGGGGAGCCCTTTCCCTCCAGCCTCGGCAGGGGCagagggagacagacacacaaacacgTCTTTCAGATCCCTTTCTCTGAGGCCTGAAGAGACCATCTCCTCCTCTCCTGTTGCCTCTAAAAGATTAGCTTTCTAAGTCTGCACCCCCCACCGCACACACAGCCTGCTATGGGTTAAGCACCAAATATTAAATCAAACCCATCAAACAGGTTGCTCTTTAACCAGAGACACAAAGAAGACTGTGACGCCACGAAGGAACTGGCCGGTCTTGGAACAAATGTACACGCTCCCTTCTTTCTGACCCGTGGAAGAGTCTGCTCCTTGAGCCTGACCTGGATGTTTCACCACAGGGAGACTGGGGAGCCTTCCAGGGAATGACTCGGCTTTGGCCCTCTTCCACGGCTATAAGGATGCTGTTCCCACAGGGACCATCCAGATTCCAGCTCCGGAGAAAGACAAAAAGGCTGACACTGTCGGGAAGGGCACCTAGGGCTTAGAGCATTTGAGGGCTGACTGGGGGCGAATGCCGGCAGCGGGACCAGGGAAGTGAGGGGATGCTCAGTAGGTAAATCGCATCTTTTGCGAGTAGCCCAGTTTGTCCAAGTTGGGGTGGCAGGCCAGCTGCACCATCGGGGGTGGCccacagagcagcagcagcacaTCCTCCCCTGGGGCGGGCAGGTGCTCCCGGATCATGTCGGCAGACACAAAGCCCTTGCTGTAGGCCCAATCTgcgtggggagaggaaagaatgACACTCCAGATCCATGCTGGCAGTGGGGAGCAGCGCGGggccggggttggggggtggtagTCCAGAAAGGCTCCTGAGAGGGTACAGAGCTGTAGCGGCAGCTGGACGGGTCTACTCAGCCTGCTTCAGCGGCGCGGCCAGCCCTGCACCCACCCGGTAAACAGGAACCGCGGGACAGAGTCCAGGACACCACTGTGTCCGTGAGCTCAGAGTCTGGCAGTGTCGGGCAGGGTCGGTTTCACTGAAACCAGAACCCACAGACGGGCGAGGCCCTGATCTGGGGATGTCCAGAAATGGGGAGGGTACCTTCTGGGGGGAGATCCAGAGTGAACCGGAGCGTAAAGCGGTCGGGGTGTCGGGCCTGCAGCTCCTCTAGGTCCTCCCGTAAGATTATGTCCTTTTCAGTCTGAAAGGAAGAGAAGCAAAGTCTTTAGGAACCTTCTCAGGTTCCTAAGCATAACAACATAGAAAGGTCTCTGCTGTAACAACTTTCCaaccaggaaagaaaaagaaaactgaagttctaGGGAATAAGCAAGGGTTTTAGGCAGTTAGgatgaggggagggagaggggaacagCCTTTATTTACACAATATGAAGGAATAAAGACAGAATATTTAACAACGGAGACTCAAGGAGCAAGTTTCTATACTCAGGACTAGACTCcttaaatgttttcctttcttctctccttgcgGGCCAGGGAGGGAATATGGCTCAGTGCCCTGTCCTCCTTATTGTGGAAGAGGACCCTCTACCCACAGGGAGGCCTTGGCCAGAGGCTGAGCCAGACACTGGGCTAGTTTTGCCCGCTGGTACCATACCTCTCCCCACACAGTAACTCTGAAGTCCCAGGACTGAGAAAAGCAACGCAACCTGGTTGGCAAAAAGCAGAAAGCACTGGGTTGGATCTTCTGGGTCTTTCAGGATGGCCTGGATCAGCTGCAGCATTGGGGTGATTCCTGCACACAGATGCCCCACGGTGAGATGCGGTGGCCACCCTCCCCGTCCCTGCTCCTTAGCTGCCCAACCCTTTCATCTTAATTCTACTCACTCACCCCTTCACTCTGTTTTCCTTTGTGTCCTAATTCTCTATCCTCCCCCTGGGTCTTCACAGCACCTACATTTCTGCAGGATAGGCCCTTTTCCCCAAACTCACTAAAATTCACATCTGGTAGGTGAATTGTGGTCACGTGCTCAAAATTCACATAAATTCATATTGCTGAAATCCTTCTAAGGAACCAATCCAAGACTCTCTGGAAGTCCCTTGGAGGCTAAGGCTCCAGTATCACAGATGACTGCAGGTACCTACTGATTCAGTGCTGAGATGCCTGGAGCCCTGGACATGCAGGTTAAGTGCAAGTGCTTTGGAACTGAGCAGAGCTGCACACTAACCCTGCCTCTACCCATGTGGAAACGattcaacctctctgaacctccgtGTTCCCATCCGTAAAATGGGAAGGCTTGTACCTATGTCATAGACACATATAAAGAGTCTAGCACAGTGTCTAACATAGGCAAATGTCCAATGTTAATTTTCTATCTTCTCGACTGTCCTATTCTTAGCTGCTTCTCTGTTCTCACCTAAAATTTATTAGGTTCATTCCATCTGAGGTCTCGGGAGAGCCCACATGATTTGTTTCTCTCATTCTGTCAGTTGAAATAGATTTTGGAGGGCTTCTACCtgattataattttgttttgcaGCAACTGGGGAGCTCTAGGCATTGCTGGGAATCCCCTGATTAAGTTTGGCCATGATTACCAAACCTCCTGAGGGTCACCTGGAAGCTGCCACGGCAAGTCACAATGGTGGGAGGGAGCAGGGGACAAGCACCTGTGCCGCCGGCAATCATTCCCAGTTTCCTGGCCACTCGCGGTTCTGGTGGAGACTTTTTGTTGGGCTGAATGCTAAACATCCCTGAGAAGTCGAGTGGAGAGATGGGTGAAAGAACAGTCAATTCagggaaataagaaaacaaatgcagAATCGAAAATTCGCCCCAGGCCAGttctgcagctgctgtggaatCTGATCCTGGAGCTTGGGTGTTGCGCCAGCCCTGAGAACAAGACACTTGAGGGACAGTGGGGCCGGGACTGTCTGTCCCATATTATGAGCTACGAGTCAGTTTAGGAACACACAGTGAGTCATCAGCTGACTCCCACAGAGGGTCACTCCCTGCTCAGGGCGACAGGCGTGAGGCCAGGTGGGAATCTATTTTCCCAAGTGGCACAGAGCAGCTCTCAGGCTTGATAATGCACCCAGCTGTTCCCACTGGAAGGGCTGAACGTAACCTCCGGCTCTCTGCATAGCTCGGCCTGAGGGGCGACTCtctgagggagagaaagagaggcccGCGTTTGCATTAGTCATCTCCAGGGCTGTCACGGTGGGTGACTTCATGTGGATGGAGAACTGATCCCTGTGTCAAGAGGGGCTGAGGAACACGCCTTTCTATAATGTCACGGCTGTGTTTACAGGAGGGGCAGCTGGCTCTCacccacgtgcacacacacacatggacacacagaACCACACTGTGTGGAGAGGACGCCGGGCACCGGAGACGTGGGAGCCAGGCCATTACCTTTCCCAGCGTAAGTGAGCAACCCACTTGGCCCCCGAAACTCCACCACGTCCCCAGTCTTCAGGCTATCCAGGTACTGAGACATCTTTCCCCCCTCAGGAAATTTGGGGTGCACACCCTTGAGGTAGACCTGATAAGACAGAATGGAAAGTACTTTGTTTGGAATGTCCCTGGTTTCTGGGCCCCCTGTTGACTGAACCTGCCCGAAGCAGGGCAGGGACGACACACACGCTCTCTCTTCCCATTCCGCACGCTTTCCTCACGTCCGCAAAGGACACGCATCTCCTCCTATCAAACACATCTTGGAAGTTTCTACAGATCCCAGAGGGAGGGGGATAAGGGGCTCCTGGGGCTCCTTCCGACCTTCTTACCTTGATGACAAGGTCCACATAGCCTCGGTCCTCATCGCTGGTGACGGGAG includes these proteins:
- the LOC132484672 gene encoding NADH-cytochrome b5 reductase 1 isoform X1, giving the protein MGLQPVRPSLRIPHQGTPPLLVPRTQSPVLLASLGVGLLTLLGLALGSYLVRRSRRPRITLLDPNEKYLLRLLDKTTVNHNTKRFRFALPTAHHVLGLPVGKHVYLSARIDGSLVIRPYTPVTSDEDRGYVDLVIKVYLKGVHPKFPEGGKMSQYLDSLKTGDVVEFRGPSGLLTYAGKGMFSIQPNKKSPPEPRVARKLGMIAGGTGITPMLQLIQAILKDPEDPTQCFLLFANQTEKDIILREDLEELQARHPDRFTLRFTLDLPPEDWAYSKGFVSADMIREHLPAPGEDVLLLLCGPPPMVQLACHPNLDKLGYSQKMRFTY
- the LOC132484672 gene encoding NADH-cytochrome b5 reductase 1 isoform X2 codes for the protein MGLQPSPVLLASLGVGLLTLLGLALGSYLVRRSRRPRITLLDPNEKYLLRLLDKTTVNHNTKRFRFALPTAHHVLGLPVGKHVYLSARIDGSLVIRPYTPVTSDEDRGYVDLVIKVYLKGVHPKFPEGGKMSQYLDSLKTGDVVEFRGPSGLLTYAGKGMFSIQPNKKSPPEPRVARKLGMIAGGTGITPMLQLIQAILKDPEDPTQCFLLFANQTEKDIILREDLEELQARHPDRFTLRFTLDLPPEDWAYSKGFVSADMIREHLPAPGEDVLLLLCGPPPMVQLACHPNLDKLGYSQKMRFTY